Proteins co-encoded in one Streptomyces roseochromogenus subsp. oscitans DS 12.976 genomic window:
- a CDS encoding demethylmenaquinone methyltransferase, with the protein MTRASLNKQPHEVASMFDDVAERYDLTNAVLSLGQDRSWRKEVAQAVDARPAQKVLDLAAGTATSSLPFARSGAYVVPCDFSLGMLQVGKKKHTWLPFTAGDATRLPFKDDTFDAVTISFGLRNVQDTDAALREMYRVTRPGGRVVICEFSHPTWAPFRTVYTEYLMRALPPVARAVSSNPDAYVYLAESIRAWPDQPALAERLRKAGWSKVAWRNLTGGVVALHRGFKES; encoded by the coding sequence GTGACCCGCGCTTCCCTGAACAAGCAGCCGCACGAAGTCGCCTCGATGTTCGACGACGTGGCGGAACGGTACGACCTGACCAACGCCGTGCTGTCGCTCGGCCAGGACCGGAGCTGGCGCAAGGAGGTGGCGCAGGCGGTCGACGCGCGCCCCGCGCAGAAGGTCCTCGACCTGGCCGCCGGTACGGCCACCTCCTCACTGCCCTTCGCGCGGTCGGGCGCGTACGTCGTCCCCTGCGACTTCTCGCTCGGGATGCTCCAGGTCGGCAAGAAGAAGCACACCTGGCTGCCGTTCACGGCAGGCGACGCGACCAGGCTGCCGTTCAAGGACGACACCTTCGACGCCGTGACGATCTCCTTCGGGCTGCGCAACGTCCAGGACACGGACGCGGCCCTGCGTGAGATGTACCGGGTGACCCGGCCCGGCGGGCGCGTGGTGATCTGCGAGTTCTCGCACCCGACCTGGGCGCCGTTTCGCACCGTCTACACCGAGTACCTGATGCGGGCGCTGCCGCCGGTCGCCCGCGCGGTCTCCTCGAACCCGGACGCCTACGTCTACCTGGCCGAGTCCATCCGTGCCTGGCCCGACCAGCCCGCCCTCGCCGAACGGCTGCGCAAGGCGGGCTGGTCCAAGGTGGCTTGGCGCAACCTCACCGGCGGCGTGGTCGCACTGCACCGGGGCTTCAAGGAGAGCTGA
- a CDS encoding C40 family peptidase, with product MSHTAHIRSHRKPRRSASSLAMRTGVAGGVLSTLAVAGASSSANAAEPVTQTLELPTLTADLAAQAAKSADATQQAAANYQLRAERDAAAANAAKQAKADLAEAKQKAAAAKKSAEEAARKEAAARASRSAERTTLSATSDSGSTSTATGSAASVISFVKAQIGKSYVLGASGPSAYDCSGLVQAAFKEIGVSLPRVSQDQSTSGTQVSLSNLQPGDILYWGSAGSAYHVAVYVGDGMFVGAQNPSTGIVEKPLSYDPPTGAVRVL from the coding sequence ATGTCCCACACCGCTCACATACGCAGCCACCGGAAGCCCCGCCGCAGCGCGTCGTCCCTCGCGATGCGGACCGGAGTTGCCGGTGGCGTCCTCAGCACCCTGGCAGTCGCCGGGGCGTCCAGCTCGGCCAACGCCGCCGAGCCGGTGACGCAGACCCTCGAACTGCCCACCCTGACGGCCGACCTGGCCGCTCAGGCGGCCAAGTCCGCGGACGCCACCCAGCAGGCCGCCGCGAACTACCAGCTGCGGGCAGAGCGTGACGCGGCCGCCGCAAACGCCGCGAAGCAGGCCAAGGCGGACCTCGCCGAGGCCAAGCAGAAGGCCGCCGCGGCCAAGAAGAGCGCCGAGGAGGCCGCCCGCAAGGAGGCCGCCGCCCGTGCCTCCCGCAGCGCGGAGCGGACGACGCTCTCCGCCACGTCGGACTCCGGCAGCACCTCCACAGCGACCGGTTCGGCCGCGTCCGTCATCTCCTTCGTGAAGGCCCAGATCGGCAAGTCCTACGTCCTGGGCGCCTCCGGACCGAGCGCCTACGACTGCTCCGGACTGGTACAGGCCGCCTTCAAGGAGATCGGCGTCAGCCTGCCGCGCGTCTCCCAGGACCAGTCGACCTCCGGCACGCAGGTCTCGCTGAGCAACCTGCAGCCGGGCGACATCCTCTACTGGGGCAGCGCGGGCAGCGCGTACCACGTCGCGGTGTACGTCGGCGACGGTATGTTCGTCGGCGCACAGAACCCGTCCACCGGCATCGTCGAGAAGCCGCTGTCGTACGACCCGCCGACCGGGGCGGTCCGGGTGCTCTGA
- the mqnC gene encoding cyclic dehypoxanthinyl futalosine synthase, with translation MTEKADLQSVLDRAAAGGRITPEEALDLYRDAPLHALGAAADAVRRRKYAGIEHIATYIIERNINYTNVCVTACKFCAFYAAPKDKDKGWTRDLDDILRRCAETVELGGTQIMFQGGHHPDYGVEYYEKHFKAIKDAFPQLVIHSLGASEVEHMARISGVSVEEAIARIHEAGLDSFAGAGAELLPERPRKAIAPLKESGERWLEIMETAHKLGVESTSTMLMGTGETNAERIEHLRMIRDVQDRTGGFRAFIPYTYQPENNHLKGRTQATLFEYLRMIAIARLFLDNVQHIQGSWLTTGKEVGQLSLHYGADDLGSIMLEENVVSSAGAKHRSNRLEIIDLIRKAGRVPAQRATTYEHLVVHDDPANDPVDDRVVSHISSTAIEGGTAHPELKLLASN, from the coding sequence GTGACCGAGAAGGCCGACCTCCAGTCTGTCCTCGACCGTGCCGCAGCCGGTGGGCGGATCACCCCGGAAGAGGCGCTCGACCTCTACCGCGACGCCCCGCTGCACGCGCTGGGCGCCGCCGCCGACGCCGTACGCCGCCGCAAGTACGCCGGCATCGAGCACATCGCGACGTACATCATCGAGCGCAACATCAACTACACGAACGTGTGCGTCACGGCGTGCAAGTTCTGCGCCTTCTACGCGGCTCCCAAGGACAAGGACAAGGGCTGGACCCGCGACCTCGACGACATTCTGCGCCGCTGTGCAGAGACCGTCGAGCTGGGCGGCACCCAGATCATGTTCCAGGGCGGCCACCACCCGGACTACGGTGTCGAGTACTACGAGAAGCACTTCAAGGCCATCAAGGACGCCTTTCCCCAGCTGGTGATCCACTCCCTCGGCGCTTCCGAGGTCGAGCACATGGCCCGGATCTCCGGCGTCTCGGTCGAGGAGGCCATCGCCCGGATCCACGAGGCGGGCCTCGACTCCTTCGCGGGCGCCGGCGCGGAACTCCTCCCCGAGCGCCCCCGCAAGGCCATCGCGCCCCTCAAGGAGTCCGGCGAGCGCTGGCTGGAGATCATGGAGACGGCGCACAAGCTGGGCGTGGAGTCGACGTCCACCATGCTGATGGGCACGGGCGAGACCAACGCCGAGCGCATCGAGCACCTGCGCATGATCCGGGACGTCCAGGACCGTACGGGCGGCTTCCGGGCCTTCATCCCGTACACCTACCAGCCCGAGAACAACCACCTGAAGGGCCGCACCCAGGCCACGCTCTTCGAGTACCTGCGCATGATCGCGATCGCCCGCCTCTTCCTGGACAACGTCCAGCACATCCAGGGCTCGTGGCTCACCACCGGCAAGGAGGTCGGCCAGCTGTCGCTGCACTACGGCGCGGACGACCTCGGCTCGATCATGCTGGAGGAGAACGTGGTCTCCTCGGCCGGCGCCAAGCACCGCTCCAACCGCCTGGAGATCATCGACCTGATCCGCAAGGCGGGCCGCGTCCCGGCGCAGCGCGCCACGACGTACGAGCACCTGGTCGTGCACGACGACCCCGCGAACGACCCCGTCGACGACCGCGTGGTCTCCCACATCTCCTCTACGGCCATCGAGGGCGGCACGGCCCACCCCGAGCTGAAGCTGCTGGCATCCAACTAG
- the def gene encoding peptide deformylase, whose translation MPRVFVQGRPADYHPRHTPEARRGAVRRITEVGEGVLHKPCRDVTEFGPDLAALIDDMFLTLYVAEGAGLAANQVGVDLRLFVYDCPDDDGVRHVGHIINPVLETPTSGRRLLDEGEGCLSVPGAVMAVPRPDRAVVRGQDRDGRPVVIEGTGYFARCLIHETDHTNGYLYLDRLSKREKKDALRQMADRRDEVFARRAARAEELSRT comes from the coding sequence ATGCCACGCGTGTTCGTACAGGGAAGGCCCGCCGACTACCACCCCCGCCACACCCCCGAGGCCCGGCGCGGTGCGGTGCGCCGGATCACCGAGGTCGGCGAGGGGGTCCTGCACAAGCCGTGCCGGGACGTCACGGAGTTCGGGCCCGACCTCGCCGCACTCATCGACGACATGTTCCTCACCCTGTATGTCGCCGAAGGAGCGGGACTGGCGGCGAATCAGGTCGGGGTCGATCTACGGCTCTTCGTGTACGACTGCCCCGATGACGACGGTGTCCGACATGTCGGTCACATCATCAATCCGGTGCTCGAAACGCCCACGAGCGGGCGGCGGTTGCTGGACGAGGGCGAGGGCTGTCTGTCGGTGCCGGGTGCCGTGATGGCCGTACCGCGGCCGGACCGGGCCGTCGTACGCGGGCAGGACAGGGACGGCCGGCCGGTCGTCATCGAGGGCACGGGGTACTTCGCGCGCTGCCTCATCCACGAGACCGACCACACCAACGGGTACCTCTACCTGGATCGGCTCTCCAAGCGGGAGAAAAAGGACGCACTGCGGCAGATGGCGGACCGGCGGGACGAGGTGTTCGCCCGCCGGGCCGCCCGGGCCGAGGAGCTGAGCCGGACCTAG
- a CDS encoding prepilin peptidase: MSDALLWALSALWGTAAGVLLPRAAYRFAVVAGEGWRDRCPHGHALRGWLGPARCGECARGGAHLTEPAHPVETEPAHPVELPQQTEPPYAAAPAHACPSPPTATPPGVPSAPLLALAAALTCVALAAATGARPELAVWLLLAPVGVLLAVIDFRVQRLPDPLTLPLAVAALALLGLAALLPGHAGHWLTALYGALALGVGYFVLFLINPSGMGFGDVKLAVGMGAVLGWYGWPTVLLGTFAGFLLGAVYGGALVVVRRAGRKTAIAFGPFLIAGAFLGLLAGAYAA, encoded by the coding sequence ATGAGCGACGCACTGCTGTGGGCCCTCTCCGCGCTGTGGGGCACGGCGGCGGGCGTGCTGCTCCCGAGGGCCGCCTACCGCTTCGCCGTCGTGGCGGGGGAGGGCTGGCGGGATCGGTGCCCGCATGGGCATGCGCTCCGGGGCTGGCTCGGGCCGGCGCGCTGCGGGGAGTGCGCGCGGGGCGGCGCACACCTTACTGAACCGGCGCATCCGGTCGAGACTGAACCGGCGCATCCGGTCGAGCTTCCGCAGCAGACCGAGCCGCCGTACGCCGCCGCGCCGGCGCATGCCTGCCCCTCTCCGCCCACCGCCACCCCGCCCGGGGTCCCCTCCGCCCCGCTCCTCGCCCTAGCCGCCGCCCTGACCTGCGTCGCTCTCGCCGCCGCCACCGGTGCTCGCCCGGAGCTGGCGGTCTGGCTGCTGCTCGCGCCCGTCGGGGTACTGCTGGCCGTGATCGACTTCCGGGTGCAGCGGCTGCCCGACCCGCTGACCCTGCCGCTCGCCGTGGCCGCCCTCGCCCTGCTGGGCCTCGCCGCGCTGCTGCCCGGGCACGCCGGCCACTGGCTGACCGCGTTGTACGGCGCCCTCGCCCTGGGCGTCGGCTATTTCGTGCTGTTTCTCATCAACCCGTCCGGCATGGGGTTCGGTGATGTGAAGCTGGCGGTCGGCATGGGCGCCGTACTCGGTTGGTACGGCTGGCCGACGGTCCTCCTCGGCACCTTCGCCGGCTTTCTGCTCGGCGCGGTGTACGGCGGTGCGCTCGTCGTCGTGCGGCGGGCCGGGCGCAAGACGGCGATCGCGTTCGGGCCGTTCCTGATCGCGGGGGCGTTCCTGGGGCTGCTGGCGGGGGCGTACGCGGCGTAG
- a CDS encoding geranylgeranyl reductase family protein, whose amino-acid sequence MTVVKEPLSENTADVIVVGAGPAGSTTAYHLAKAGLDVLLLEKTEFPREKVCGDGLTPRAVKQLVAMGIDISEEAGWLRNKGLRIIGGGSRLQLDWPDLAAYPNYGLVRKRDDFDEQLARNAQKAGARLYERCNVSGPVLDDRTGRITGVTAKLGEEKREVTFHAPLVVAADGNSTRLSLAMGLHRREDRPMGVAVRTYFESPRHDDDYLESWLELWDRRGPQDRLLPGYGWIFGMGDGTSNVGLGVLNTSASFKELDWREILKAWCASMPEDWGYTPENMTGPIRGAALPMAFNRQPHYTRGLLLVGDAGGLVNPFNGEGIAYAMESGQIAADVIVQAHARATPAQREIALHRYPRVLKDTYGGYYTLGRAFVKLIGNPKVMQIAAQRGLTHPLLMKFTLKLLANLTDPTGGDAMDRIINGLSKVAPKA is encoded by the coding sequence GTGACCGTCGTGAAGGAGCCCCTCTCCGAGAACACCGCCGATGTGATCGTCGTCGGCGCGGGGCCGGCCGGCTCCACCACCGCGTACCACCTCGCCAAGGCCGGTCTCGACGTCCTGCTCCTGGAGAAGACCGAGTTCCCGCGCGAGAAGGTCTGCGGCGACGGCCTCACCCCGCGCGCGGTGAAGCAGCTCGTGGCCATGGGCATCGACATCTCCGAAGAGGCCGGCTGGCTGCGCAACAAGGGTCTGCGCATCATCGGCGGCGGCTCCCGACTCCAGCTGGATTGGCCGGATCTCGCCGCGTACCCGAACTACGGCCTCGTCCGCAAGCGTGACGACTTCGACGAGCAGCTCGCCCGCAACGCCCAGAAGGCCGGTGCCCGCCTCTACGAGCGCTGCAACGTCTCCGGCCCCGTCCTCGACGACCGCACCGGCCGTATCACCGGCGTCACCGCCAAGCTCGGCGAGGAGAAGCGCGAGGTCACCTTCCACGCGCCTTTGGTGGTGGCCGCCGACGGCAACTCCACCCGCCTGTCCCTCGCGATGGGCCTGCACCGCCGCGAGGACCGCCCCATGGGCGTCGCGGTCCGGACCTATTTCGAGAGCCCCCGCCACGACGACGACTACCTGGAGTCCTGGCTGGAGCTGTGGGACCGCCGCGGCCCCCAGGACCGGCTGCTGCCCGGCTACGGCTGGATCTTCGGCATGGGCGACGGCACGTCCAACGTCGGACTCGGCGTGCTCAACACCTCCGCCTCCTTCAAGGAGCTGGACTGGCGCGAGATCCTCAAGGCCTGGTGCGCCTCCATGCCCGAGGACTGGGGCTACACCCCCGAGAACATGACCGGCCCGATCCGCGGCGCCGCCCTGCCCATGGCCTTCAACCGCCAGCCGCACTACACGCGCGGCCTACTGCTGGTCGGCGACGCAGGCGGCCTGGTGAACCCCTTCAACGGCGAGGGCATCGCCTACGCCATGGAGTCCGGCCAGATCGCCGCCGACGTCATCGTCCAGGCCCACGCGCGGGCCACGCCCGCCCAGCGCGAGATCGCCCTGCACCGCTACCCGCGCGTCCTCAAGGACACCTACGGCGGCTACTACACGCTCGGCCGCGCCTTCGTGAAGCTCATCGGCAACCCGAAGGTCATGCAGATCGCCGCCCAGCGCGGCCTCACACATCCGCTGCTGATGAAGTTCACCCTCAAGCTCCTCGCGAACCTCACCGACCCCACGGGCGGCGACGCGATGGACCGCATCATCAACGGCCTGAGCAAGGTGGCCCCGAAGGCGTGA
- a CDS encoding AfsR/SARP family transcriptional regulator — protein PPTPTGDAQNAQDALLVGADPEAVRLLDRSLRGLAAALAAESRPLPVVYAAWLSHGDLHLQLAQPAGKPPAPWRPGQDQTFWMLSRADAERYGDTETAAPYPGLVSLGTMDDSRLLLNLEAVPGIVSLSGRASDRAAVFASVAAELATSGWSDRMTITVVGFGEDLTALAPNRLRHLDGIEALIETMEAETRQRRGALGAAGHDSVLTGRTGPAQHTRWAPHLVLLAAQPSAEDAVKLAELAADASRLGIGYLVGTETDDLPGAAWEMQITHESKLLAPLLGLELNAQLLPAAQQRAVVELFAQVDPERDPDGPTTTPPFLVDVSEQGRPAVYARLVGPYEIIGLDTPEGDRSILLQEALALLLMHREGVHPRVLAAGLWPRGVTEDVRDALIERLRAWLGTDPDGSSRMRADADGRLILAESVVSDLDVLRSLYHEATQGRGVDNRAVRGRLLTDALGLVRGPLLEDRPKDRYGWLSHEIIDAQLPLLVADIGLALSAFHLEKDRAEKAIEALEAALKTAPTDERLWNELLRATHATGDPERLRARAADLLSRSGARGLPPRTEALLDELLPTWREGVAAAG, from the coding sequence AACCGCCCACGCCGACCGGCGACGCCCAGAACGCCCAGGACGCGCTGCTCGTCGGCGCCGACCCCGAGGCCGTACGGCTGCTGGACCGGTCGCTGCGCGGGCTCGCCGCCGCCCTCGCCGCCGAGTCCCGCCCGCTGCCCGTCGTCTACGCCGCCTGGCTCAGCCACGGCGACCTGCACCTCCAGCTCGCCCAGCCCGCAGGAAAGCCGCCCGCGCCCTGGCGGCCGGGGCAGGATCAGACCTTCTGGATGCTGTCCCGCGCGGACGCCGAGCGCTACGGCGACACCGAAACCGCCGCCCCCTACCCCGGCCTGGTCAGTCTCGGCACCATGGACGACTCCCGGCTGCTGCTCAACCTCGAGGCGGTGCCCGGCATCGTCTCGCTGAGCGGCCGCGCATCCGACCGGGCCGCCGTGTTCGCCTCGGTCGCCGCCGAACTCGCCACCAGCGGCTGGTCGGACCGCATGACCATCACCGTCGTAGGCTTCGGCGAGGACCTCACCGCGCTCGCGCCCAACCGCCTGCGCCACCTCGACGGCATCGAGGCACTGATCGAGACCATGGAGGCCGAGACCCGGCAGCGGCGCGGCGCACTCGGTGCCGCAGGCCACGACTCCGTCCTCACCGGACGCACCGGCCCCGCCCAGCACACCCGTTGGGCCCCCCACCTGGTACTGCTGGCCGCGCAGCCTTCCGCCGAGGACGCGGTCAAGCTGGCCGAACTCGCCGCCGACGCCAGCCGCCTCGGCATCGGCTACCTCGTCGGCACGGAGACCGACGACCTGCCCGGCGCCGCCTGGGAGATGCAGATCACCCACGAGAGCAAGCTGCTCGCGCCGCTTCTCGGACTGGAGCTGAACGCCCAGCTGCTGCCGGCCGCGCAACAGCGCGCGGTCGTGGAGCTGTTCGCCCAGGTCGATCCGGAGCGCGACCCGGACGGGCCGACCACCACCCCGCCCTTCCTCGTCGACGTCAGCGAACAGGGCCGGCCCGCGGTGTACGCGCGCCTGGTCGGGCCGTACGAGATCATCGGCCTCGACACCCCGGAAGGCGACCGGAGCATCCTGCTCCAGGAGGCGCTCGCGCTGCTGCTCATGCACCGGGAGGGCGTCCACCCGCGCGTGCTCGCCGCCGGGCTGTGGCCGCGTGGCGTGACCGAGGACGTCCGCGACGCCCTCATCGAGCGGCTGCGCGCCTGGCTGGGCACCGACCCCGACGGCAGCTCCCGGATGCGGGCCGACGCGGACGGCCGGCTCATCCTCGCCGAGTCCGTCGTCTCCGACCTGGACGTGCTGCGCTCTCTCTACCACGAGGCCACCCAGGGCAGGGGTGTCGACAACCGTGCGGTCCGCGGACGTCTGCTCACCGACGCGCTGGGGCTCGTGCGCGGCCCGCTCCTCGAAGACCGCCCCAAGGACCGGTACGGCTGGCTCAGCCACGAGATCATCGACGCCCAGCTCCCGCTGCTGGTCGCGGACATCGGTCTCGCGCTCTCGGCGTTCCACCTGGAGAAGGACCGCGCGGAGAAGGCGATCGAGGCACTTGAGGCGGCCCTGAAGACGGCGCCGACGGACGAGCGCCTGTGGAACGAGTTGCTGCGTGCCACCCACGCCACCGGCGACCCGGAGCGGCTGCGCGCCCGCGCCGCCGACCTCCTGTCCCGCAGCGGCGCCCGTGGTCTCCCGCCGCGCACCGAGGCTCTTCTCGACGAACTCCTGCCGACCTGGCGCGAGGGCGTCGCCGCGGCCGGATGA
- a CDS encoding PASTA domain-containing protein, producing MRITPKTPEVRVPRLVGLMAVDARETARAQGLFLNAPDRPDFHLTVVDYVVRQYPQPGAEVPRESMVYVWFDFGDGEGGGGVREPRIPRPPAGGMQRELGEPGDAFEMINR from the coding sequence GTGCGCATAACACCCAAAACACCCGAAGTGCGCGTGCCGCGGCTGGTCGGACTGATGGCCGTGGACGCGCGCGAAACGGCCCGGGCGCAGGGCCTGTTCCTCAACGCGCCCGACCGCCCGGACTTCCACCTCACGGTCGTCGACTACGTCGTACGCCAGTACCCGCAGCCCGGCGCCGAGGTGCCGCGGGAGTCGATGGTGTACGTGTGGTTCGACTTCGGTGACGGAGAGGGCGGCGGGGGCGTGCGCGAGCCACGCATCCCGCGGCCGCCCGCAGGCGGAATGCAACGCGAACTCGGTGAGCCCGGTGACGCGTTCGAGATGATCAACCGCTGA
- a CDS encoding GNAT family N-acetyltransferase, protein MNRPLPAVRLRVPTHEDAIGWHRVFSDPEVMEFYGGRPASLSVYEELTARQRRHDAELGFCLWTMLDESGEVIGFTGAQPWRPDWGPVGEIEIGWRLGRAHWGKGYVTAAARETLQRVRAAGVRQVVAMVRPGNERSIAVTRRLGMEPAETYPHPTLDERALCFRLTLHHGQ, encoded by the coding sequence GTGAACCGACCCCTCCCCGCGGTACGGCTGCGTGTCCCCACCCATGAGGACGCGATCGGCTGGCACCGGGTCTTCAGCGACCCCGAGGTCATGGAGTTCTACGGCGGCAGGCCGGCCTCCCTGTCGGTCTACGAGGAACTCACCGCGCGGCAGCGGCGGCACGACGCGGAACTCGGCTTCTGTCTGTGGACCATGCTGGACGAGTCCGGCGAGGTGATCGGCTTCACCGGTGCGCAGCCCTGGCGGCCCGACTGGGGTCCGGTCGGCGAGATAGAGATCGGCTGGCGGCTCGGACGGGCGCACTGGGGCAAGGGCTATGTCACCGCGGCCGCGCGCGAGACGCTTCAGCGGGTGCGGGCGGCCGGAGTGCGGCAGGTGGTGGCGATGGTCCGGCCGGGCAACGAGCGGTCGATCGCGGTGACCCGGCGGCTCGGCATGGAGCCGGCGGAGACCTATCCGCATCCCACGCTGGACGAGCGAGCCCTCTGCTTCCGGCTCACACTCCATCACGGACAGTAA